A window of the Hordeum vulgare subsp. vulgare chromosome 5H, MorexV3_pseudomolecules_assembly, whole genome shotgun sequence genome harbors these coding sequences:
- the LOC123399487 gene encoding uncharacterized protein LOC123399487: MQSAAMESLIHLLNEWEIQLLVLLSFALQVFLFFTGGLRRRSTNALLRFSMWVAYLGADLVAIYALGFLSRHKDDTQGKDTLREAHPLAFLWAPFLLMHLGGQDTVTAFAIEDNNLWLRHLLNLMVQVAVALYVFWAAHLYHSMNLPGIFVFIAGIIKYGERTLALMYGVLKNATHNTNENENNEDLNRLADQSYLGIFASALKSAPSIRQIFAGHTLHQMEPHHRDILTSGINMDHFPKLLEVELDLMYDDIYTKAMVLRTRTGIILRCVSQVFMGVSFVLFIVGAVKNKYIYSRADLAVTYVLFMGGFCLEVCAVIILLMSPWTWAWLEARGYRGLARISSFLLASNFGRPMRRPLWSNSMGQYNFMWYMGCGQQSRLSKLVKKVTKGLVQKVTRKTTSLDNNEQEIKPLLWMSKLLDTKYVEVDKEIMDSVIRMVCQYSPDESPMDAKDWPKLGPLLNKLLPDIGASFGYAIVCFHIFTEAHLGEYFIVSDEDRILTSACRKLSNYMLYLLVTYPEMLPVSGTTEPTLLFFLQSTIQHVSSHGANIDIPRMVNKLLVELELHEVDSSSIDTLKEIRDLWTRLLIYCAGKSRAEMHAAQLSRGGELLTFAWLLMAHKELGDVGQAFNFNSISTSPVPIRNSLRRSLAFKHENFY; this comes from the coding sequence ATGCAATCAGCAGCCATGGAGAGTTTGATCCACCTACTTAATGAGTGGGAAATACAGTTGCTAGTGCTCCTCAGTTTTGCACTTCAAGTGTTCCTCTTCTTTACTGGTGGCCTTCGGCGACGTAGCACCAATGCACTACTTCGATTTTCCATGTGGGTAGCATATCTAGGGGCAGATTTGGTAGCAATATATGCCTTGGGGTTCCTCTCACGGCACAAGGATGACACCCAGGGCAAAGATACATTAAGGGAAGCACATCCACTTGCTTTCCTCTGGGCACCTTTCCTCCTCATGCATCTTGGTGGACAGGACACTGTCACTGCATTTGCTATTGAGGACAACAACTTGTGGTTAAGGCATCTATTGAATCTGATGGTCCAAGTTGCTGTGGCCTTGTATGTCTTCTGGGCGGCTCATCTCTACCATAGTATGAATCTTCCAGGTATATTTGTGTTTATTGCTGGAATTATCAAGTATGGGGAGAGGACATTGGCGCTGATGTACGGTGTCCTAAAGAATGCTACCCACAATAccaatgaaaatgaaaataatgAGGACTTGAATAGGCTTGCGGATCAAAGCTATCTTGGCATTTTTGCATCTGCTTTGAAGTCAGCACCAAGTATCCGACAGatctttgctggacacaccttgcACCAGATGGAACCTCACCACCGAGATATACTGACATCCGGTATTAATATGGATCATTTTCCCAAGTTGCTAGAGGTTGAGCTTGACTTGATGTATGATGACATCTACACCAAGGCCATGGTGCTTCGTACAAGGACTGGCATTATACTCCGGTGTGTATCTCAAGTATTTATGGGGGTTTCTTTTGTGCTCTTCATTGTAGGAGCAGTGAAGAACAAGTACATATATAGTAGAGCGGACCTTGCAGTCACATATGTGCTATTCATGGGAGGTTTCTGTCTAGAAGTCTGTGCAGTAATTATATTGCTGATGTCACCATGGACATGGGCATGGTTGGAGGCTCGAGGCTATCGAGGGCTCGCTCGCATCTCCTCCTTTCTTCTGGCCAGCAACTTTGGACGACCCATGAGAAGGCCGTTGTGGTCGAATTCCATGGGACAGTACAACTTTATGTGGTACATGGGTTGTGGCCAGCAATCAAGGCTATCCAAGCTCGTGAAGAAAGTGACAAAAGGCCTAGTGCAGAAAGTAACAAGAAAGACAACAAGCCTAGACAACAACGAACAAGAAATAAAGCCACTGTTGTGGATGAGCAAGTTATTGGACACAAAGTATGTTGAGGTGGATAAGGAGATCATGGACTCCGTCATACGGATGGTCTGCCAATACAGTCCAGATGAATCACCCATGGACGCCAAAGATTGGCCAAAGCTTGGCCCCTTGCTGAATAAGTTACTACCAGACATTGGTGCGAGTTTTGGTTATGCTATTGTGTGCTTCCACATATTCACAGAAGCACACCTAGGAGAATATTTTATTGTTTCGGATGAAGATAGAATTTTGACAAGTGCTTGCCGGAAGTTGTCCAACTACATGCTCTACCTTCTTGTTACATACCCTGAGATGTTGCCAGTCAGTGGTACCACTGAACCCACTCTGCTATTTTTTCTTCAGAGCACTATACAACATGTTTCTTCCCACGGTGCTAATATTGACATTCCACGTATGGTCAACAAGCTGTTGGTAGAGCTGGAGTTACATGAAGTCGACTCATCGAGCATTGATACCTTAAAGGAGATAAGAGACCTTTGGACAAGGCTTCTCATCTACTGTGCTGGCAAGTCCCGAGCAGAGATGCATGCGGCGCAACTAAGCAGGGGAGGGGAGCTTCTTACCTTCGCTTGGTTGCTCATGGCCCACAAAGAATTAGGGGATGTTGGTCAGGCCTTCAATTTCAATTCTATAAGCACGTCGCCAGTCCCAATTAGGAACTCCTTAAGGCGATCCCTTGCATTTAAACATGAGAATTTTTATTAA